The Gadus macrocephalus chromosome 3, ASM3116895v1 DNA segment GTTGAATTTAGAGACTGAGCATGAAGATCAGTCTGTACTCATAAAGGGATTACTGTTCCCTCTTTGGTTCGTTACAGGTTTCAAATAACTAGGCAGACGATGTCAATGTCTGACGATGTCAAAGAGGGATCCCTTGTTCTGTGTTCCTTCTCAGGGTGTTTTCATTCGGAGGGCTAGGGGGTTTAGGGGAGGTCATATAATGCAGGGCCTTCGAAGCTCTTTGAGACTGTTACTGTGATTCAGGTTTACACACATGCAATGGTCTTGAGCTGAGGATGAACAGATGGAGGTTCTGTCCCCTGCCGTCAGGTATGAGAAGATGTGCAGCGGCATGTACCTGGGGGAGATCGTCAGGAACATCCTCATCGACCTCACCAGGCGCGGCTTCCTCTTCCGGGGCCAGATCTCCGAGACGTTGAAGACCCGTGGGATCTTCGAGACCAAGTTCCTGTCCCAGATCGAGAGGTGAGGCCATGCCCACGCTGCTCTGGGGACAGACAGCACTTATCTCTGAAGGTGCTCTGTAACTGTAACACTCACATCTATCAATGCTATGATTTACTATGTATTTATATCAGCATTGCAATGTTAATGACCGACACAGTTGCATGCCTGTAATGCTAAACATCTGAATGGAACGAACAAGGGGAAGAAAGTCCACCAGGATAGTggtcaggggtcaaaaggtactgggttcaatccctattttcacagtctacctgtaggcgttCCTTGAGAAAGATGCCCAAGcccttcctgctccttcatgacgtGTAACTAAATACGAATTTAGTATTATGCTGTGGTGTTGTTAGTAATACAGTATTGTGTGGTGTTGTTACCTCCCTGTGGTGGAAACACGGGAGACAATACAACCAAAGACATTGAATGAGTCATTCTTGGTAAAGAGATTTTAATCGTAATTACTTTTTACCTGGTTAATTAAAGGATATTGATTAAAGTAAAAGGTTTATTCCAAATCTTTGAAATCATAAGACACATAACAAGGGTTTATCAAAATAGGTCAGAGAGGACGGAACAATTGTGGTagtgccaaaacaaagaaatcTTTGTAACAAAACAAGGCCTTGCTCTCTACTATatcttaaaataaatacaacagaAAGGCCTACCTGGCTTATCTTTAAATACACCTTACCTAAACGATTACATGGGTGGCACCGACCAAAATAACTAGTGACTATAGAAACAATGGTTTAACCCTGCGTGTGTATGTAGAGGGTACCCCCAATTTACGAAtggttcccctcctcccctcacatAACTTGTACCAAAGTACTGTGGGATCTCTAAGAGTGCAACAGCTAAGGGTAACAGCCAAGTACAAAACAAGGAAGACCTAGCAACGGCCGACTGGCAAGGTTAAATGCCAGTTCCCAGTCTGAGGCAACCAATAGCAGCAGGATCAGACTGCACAGGGGAACTCCAATCAATCAATAGGTCAATATAAATAGGAGTaaacaggagagggagagaaagaaaacaagGTGGGAAGAACAAACCACCACATTGCCCCAGACGGCACGTAACAGGTGCTGACGGTAGTCTTGAGGTGGAGTGTTAATTGTAGTCTTGAGGTGGAGTGTTGACGGTAGTATTTTGTAGTGTCAATGGAAGTATCGTGGTGTTGTGTTAATGGTAGTACCGGTAGTGTTAATGGGAGTATTGAGGTGTAGTGTTTATGGTAGTATTGTGGTGCAGTGTTAATGGTAGTATTATGTGGTGTAGTGTTAGTATTGTGGTGTAGTGTTCATGGTGGTATTGAGGTGTAGTGTTAATGGTAGTATTGTGTAGTGATTATGGTAGTATTATGGTTTAGAGTTGATGGTAGTATTGTGGTGTAGTGTTCATGGTAGTATTGTAGTGCAGGGTTAATGGTAGTATTGTGTAGTGATAATGGTAGTATTGTGGTTTAGAGTTAATCATAGTATTGTGGTATAATGTTAATCTTAGTAGTGGTGCTGACGTGTTAATAGTATTATTGTGATGAGGTAGTAGTATTTTGGTGTAGCATTAATTCTAGTATTGTGGTGTAGAAAATTGTAGACGAGGAGGGTTTTAGGAGGTCTGGGGGTCTATAGGTTTAAGGACTTTAAAGAGCCAAGAAGCCACTGTCACAGATGAAATTCAAACATGAAGGGGATTCAAATAATCCGCTTTTGGCTGAGGGTTTGAGGGAAAGAGGGGGGCGccttatccccatggttacgacccaggCCAACTTTATGATACTTTTTAAGTACCGTCATTTTTGTAACTGTTACGAGTGTTATAATCAGAGATGTTGTGTATGAAATGTGCAATCAACCGTGGCGTTATACTAAAGGTGTCTGGGAAGCCTCGTACGCAGATATTAAATACATCGCTGCTCAGACAGAGCTTCACCATCGACACACAACATAGCGTTACACAATAAGTGTCAAAAGTTCAACCTTCTGCTGCACACACAGAGCTCCACATGTCCACACAAATTgcacagaaaacacaaaaaatgaacGCCTCCTGTGTTCGCTGCAGAGTGGAACGCTCATGTAGGGTTTCTTGGGGAGAATGGCcaaaaacataggattttatCCCTTTCTTCTCTAAAATGGGTACTCATTTCCGTAACAGTGGTAAAATGGCGTTGATTACCATGTTGAAGATCATATAAGACAAATGACCACGTTTAAAACAATAAAGGTGGTTTTGGTTTCGCTGGCTCTTTAAAGACGACCTTAGCCTCCAGGAACAGCTGCCCAGTATCCAGTGACTGTCCTggctgaccctctctctctctctctctctctctgtctctctctcactctctctctctctatctcccccctccctactcTCTCGCTTTCCATTCttttctctcaccccctccctccctcttaaacctccccctcctccctctctcctcacctctatctccccctccctcctttccttctctgtcattctctcttACCAATATCCCCCCactctcttcacctctctccccccacgtcctctctctcctcccgacTCTCCCCCCTCCGTCACTCCAGTGACCGTCTGGCCCTGCTCCAGGTGAGGGCCATCCTGcagggtctgggtctggacAGCACCTGCGACGATAGTATCATCGTGAAGGAGGTGTGTGGGTCCGTGTCTCGCCGCGCCGCGCAGATCTGCGGAGCCGGCATGGCCGCCGTGGTGGACAAGATCCGGGAGAACCGCGGGCTGGACCACCTGGACATCACCGTGGGGGTGGACGGAACGCTCTACAAGCTCCACCCACAGTAAGAAAGAACCAACGGCTTGGTAGCTTCCTCCAATAGtgcccacaaacaaacagtccaCACATTTAGATTCTGTGTTAACAGGCCACTGTGCATGCTCGCGGGCCGAGGGTCGGAGAGGCTTCTATGTACATTGATACAACTGGGACCTAAGCACTCAATTTGGACTCAGACGTGAATGCTTAGTCTGTGTTCCAATCATCAAGGACAAACTCTTCCTACACCTACCCTCGCGACTTATTGAAATGTTCCTCACAATTATCTCAATTATCTCACTGCCTTAAACGCAGCAACCATCTTTTCTCAGATATCTAACCCACAGCCTTCATTTTGCCATTCTTAAACCATCTATTTAAAAGATGTTCGGTTAATATTGTATTGATATAACTTTTTGTGTGCTAaatgaagatatatatattttgagttTTGCATAGCCTTAATGTTACGCAACTTTGCATCTTAAAGGTGAAAGGAGGTGGTTAACATGGGTACGATGCGTTGTTGGTTGGCCGTTTCTGATAGGTCGAATCTTTGTGCCAATTAGAAACCGCCCCGCCTGGCAATCACAGTTGCTTGTTTGTGTTCAGGTTTGTGTCTGTTGCGATGGCATCGGGACTCACGCCTTACTTCCTGTTTCGCAGCTTCTCAAGGATCTTCCACCAGACAGTGAAGGACCTGGCCCCGAAGTGCGACGTCAACTTCCTGCTGTCGGAGGACGGGAGCGGGAAGGGGGCGGCACTCATCACCGCCGTGGGCTGCCGTCAGCGGGAACAGGAAGCCCAGCAGCACTAAGTCGAGAAACAGTCACCATcaccctgcctcccccctcaaCATCCACCCagctccctgcctcccccctctcaccatcacccaccctccctccctcctctcaccctcacccaccctccctccctcctctcacccccccttgtgtgcatgtgtctcgcctcctctatctctctgtctctttctctgtgtgtctctccctcaccgtctctcttgccccttttctctctcgcttcctgtctgcatccctctccccctctctgtctccatcaaCTCGCCCATGGCAGCCGTGACTCTGACTCGGCCCCTTCAACTATGCCTCAGCCCTTTCCACAGGAAGAGCTATCCGTGCATACAGGGCAGAATGATTGCTACTACAGATATCCAAATTAAAgcttcatatttatttatactgcaccaGCCATTATTAGTTCGTCCCTTGTACATTTTACTTTATCGCTTGTTGTTCATAGTATAAATCTAAACGTAGGTGTGCAATGTTTGTGTATTGAcaattgtatttttatattgaggacaaaatatatatatatatatatatatatatttatatatatatatatataattgtatttatatagCAAATGTCACTTTGAATCCCAGGGGATGTGAGGGTTTGCACCACGGATATGAAAGAGGAACAACAATTTGGTTCTCTTTACTTTTGACGCGATCAGTAGAGGGTGGTCTAGATtgaacacggggggggggggggcgtcttgTCTTGTGATCTGAGAACCTTAAAGTGGTTCCAGAAAGGGCTCACTGCATGGGGCAGAATACAGGGTCACGGCTGCAGGTCCGTCCTCGTCTGATGTCCAACGCGCAGCTCAACTGCGTGCTAGCCCACTAACACATCCTCTGCCTCCATGTCCAAGCTTCTCAAATTAAGTCTATGTTCTGGTCGCTGAATCCACGCTCACCCATTTTAGATGTTGTGTTAACCACCAGGTCCTTGCATAATGGAACCATAAATGTTTTTGGGGGCACCCCCTCCTGAGAAGACAGGGGATTCCCAGcgtgttttgtatgtgtgtttgttgcagaGCATTGGAGTGTCCTTTACTGTGAAATAACACGTATAGCTTTGACTGTCCACACTGCCCACCAGCCTGCATGCCTTACATCACCTCTTCGATCAACACCCGTTCCTTTTAGTCGTTGTTGTTTATAACACCAGTATTGATTCGTGATCAAAACGTTGAAGTGAATtcattaaaacaatattttgtTGTGATGTCAATCTtgtggatttttttttgcacaaaGAACTTAAAGCTCAAATTGTAGGATTACTTGAAAACCATCCCATAAATCCAAAATAAGTTATTCTAGCGTTATAAAGATTGTTCAGTCTACACAACACAGCTAAATTCAGTGGTTCGTAGAGAAGCAGGTCATGcatttaaacattaaaaatCCAAGTGGAAATCCTTTTTATCCAGTGTCCCACAGtgcaatacaaacacacgcgaCAGAAGAAGCATTCTGCAAGCCGCCACTGCTCTGCACATTGCAGCACCTTGGAAGAGGGAGGGATACGcctgcacagagagagagagatagggagagagagagagagagagagagagagagagagagagagagagagagagagagagagagagagagagagagagagagagagagagagaaagagagagagaaagagagttgcTCGCTGGCTGTCATTCTTTGTTTACAATGCATGCACTTCCACCTGCGAAAACACTAACCATCGACCAGCCACTGCACACCACAGGTTAGTTATGGGGGTGGATGCACAATGCATTTGGCGATATAACAAGATAGCCAAAAGTGGAACGTGGAAACGGGGTGTTAGCTGCTAGTTAGCTGACAGGCTAACGGCTGCTAATGCCTAGTGGCTAGGCATGCTAGCTAGCTGCTAACGTAGTGAATGTGTTGTCTTTTAACTGTAAATAAAAGGGTGTTGTTTCACCGTCTTAACGTTCAGCTACGCATGTGGACGGGTAGCCTGGGTTATCTGACAATGTCATTATAGTTCGTTGCGTCGCGTTTTAAGGATATTATATGGGGAAAACGGGGCAGCTAGGTTTTTTCTCAGCTATTTGGCTGCTTGCTTTTCCGTTTGTCAATATGTTTTGTCGTCTAAAAAAGACGTTGGCGATTCGATTTCTTCCAATCCACCACGGTTTGCGTTTGTTATACCTGACACCGTTTCATTGCTGCACATTCAATTGCAATGTGTCCCCCGTATACAATGCACAGCTCTTATCTCAACTTGCATGCAGACATAGGCGTCGCAGGACGGGCCGCTACCGGAGCGGTATGTCCAAACAACCCCAAATACCTCACCTTATAAACTAAtcggcctcgcgcgaggcacgTGGTAATTGGCCAGAACAGGTGTTCAACTGGCCAAGCGGCACGCGGGGGATGATTGATTAATTGACTtgctttttaatttgataactGGCTGATGAAATggtattattaatattgaaaCAGTTATCTATGTAATGGTTCATTGTAATGAAATCCATTCAGATTCATGAATATATATCAGAGAGAAATACACGACCACCGGTTATCACTGTTAATCCTATCTAACCGAATAATTGTCAAACCAGTAAAAGATCTCTATTGTTATTGTCGTATCATTCTGATCAAATGCTGTTGATTTCTTGGGGAGATTTCAGAAGAGACTGACTGAACccgcctgagagagagagagacaccgagaggAAGACGCTTCTTCTCCCCGAGGCGTCCCCCGCCTCATGCCTGTCTAAAGAGGAGACAGCGGCCCCACCGTGGCCCATGAACTGTTCCAGTTTCCCTCCCTgccgcccacctcctccctcaagCTGACGCAGAACCCCAGACACCTGCCCCCCCTCTCCAACCCTCACCCCCACTCCCACCCCAACATGGTGTCGGGCACGGAGACGGTGCACTACATCCACCTGCACAACTCCAGCCAGTCGGTGCTGGAGGCCCTGCGCACGCAGCGGCGCGAGGGCCTGTTCTGCGACGTCACGGTGCGCATCCACGACGCGTCGCTGCGCGCGCACGCCTGCGTGCTGGCCGCCGGCAGCCCCTTCTTCCAGGACAAGCTGCTGCTGGGCCACTCGGAGATCTCGGTGCCGCCGCTGGTGCCGGCGGAGACGGTGAAGCAGCTGGTGGACTTCATGTACAGCGGCTCCCTGGTGGTGCTGCAGTCGCAGGCGCTCTGCATCCTCACGGCCGCCAGCATCCTGCAGATCAAGACGGTGATCGACGAGTGCACGCAGATCATCTCCCAGAggaaggcggcggcggcggcggccggggcggcggcggcggcggcggccgctgcggcggcggctgccgCTGCAGCAGGGGACGCCATGCTTGGGGGGATCCACCCCAAGCAGGAAGAGCGCGGTGGCGGGGGGAAGGGGCGGGACGGCGGGGGGAGCTGCGCCGGCGGCGGGAGCGGGTACCCGACGTTCTCTAACTTCATGGCGGAGTGCGCCGCGAGCAAcatggggggcggcggcgggggcatCGCGGTCAGCGAGAGTGGCGGCGGCATGGAGGCCAACGCCGTGGGgctgctggggctgggggaCATGGGCCCCGGGGGGATgctgggagggggcggaggaggagaccccctggggggcggcggcggcggaggaggaggagggggcgggggcgcGGCCCTCATGAAGCAGAGCCCCGGCTGCGCGCAGGACGTCCGCTACAAGCTGCGCGACCTGCTGGCGCAGACGGCCAACGGCGCCAGCAGCACGGGCAGCCTGTCGGCTAGCTGCAGCTCCGGGGTGGGCAGCGTGGACAGCgtggggcgggcgggggcggaGCTGGGGGACGACCTGGTGAACATGGAGCGctacagcgaggaggaggagctgctggaggaccgCGGCGAGCGTGGGCGCGACGGCGAGCGAGACGTGCGGGGCGCCGGGCACAGCCGCAAGCAGAGGCAGCCGCTCCGACTCCAGgtacagcagggggggggggggggtgctgggggttgggggtggggttgccatggttaccgcTGTCAGGCATGCGGCGCTGCAACCGCTTCTCCTTgccgttctttttttttttttttttttttttttttctctctctttctctctctctctctctcccgctcctgctcctctgctgctttccatttctctctcactgCATTAGCGCACATCCCTGCCTCCACTCCTCCTGACAGGCACACGCGCCAGCCGCTGCCTCCTGATCCTCCTGGAGCAGAGCCGGGCGCTCCCATGGACTGCTGCCTGCATGCTGTGGGTCCCGGGGCCGCCACTTAGCAACTCAAGGACCTGCTGGGCTCTGCCGGGCCACAGTTTGTAAccctctgttgtgtgtgtgtgtgtgtgtgtgtgtgtgtgtgtgttgtcttgtggcggcggcggcggtggtggttgctaggtgatgggaggagagggtgtggtggtgaagGATGAAAGCGTCCAGGATGCGGACGGCAGCGTCTACGCTCTGCAGGGCCGTAGGCAGGACGGAGAGGACGAGGGGAACCAGGACTCCATGACCAGCTTCGGACAGGTGGGCCCACGCATCTCCTCCAtatccccaccctcctctcccccgtACCGtagccctaaccctgaccctcatGCAGTGATACGCTTCACATCTCCAGAGCAATTACTTATCAGGTCATTTCACGCTTTTCTTACTAAATCAATAACTTTGATCTCCTAAATTATAAATGAACACCTTCGTCGTTAGGTAATTAAGTAGTGAATTGCTAATAGTTGTATTGGAGAGTCGATTTGAGTATTGATTTCCTCCGAAAGAGTCCATGTCAAGATGTGTTTCAACTCTAACTTGTATTTGTATCAGACAGTAACTGTGATTTGCAGAGCAGCTCAACACATTTATGGGTAAATATTCAAGTGGCCCATTCCACCGAAATATTTATGTTGTACATTAGTGTGTCTTTGATTCTATTCGGCAGTCAGGCAGATGTGTACAGGGGATGTGAAATCGAAAAGACTTCCCGTTTTCGTCGAACATAGTTTGTAATAGTTCAAGTGGATTTTTTTTAAGCATGGAGCATACTGATCTATGGTAGTGGCATTATTAAGCTGAACCTAAACAAGGGGATCTAAAAGATTTGAATCAAAAGTATCTTAAATCCATCAAAATCAAAGAATAATAGCATATTAATTTTTCACGGTTTGGTTTTATTCCATCTAAATTGAGTTCGAACCTCAGTGTTCCTAAGGCTGGTAAAAGTTAGGATGTTAGGAGAGATtgaaagggaggaggtgaggagagagtggaagctaggaggtgaggagagagtggaagctaggaggtgaggagagagtggaagacagGAGGTGAGGAAAAAGTGGAAgacaggaggtgaggagagtaaAGGGTAGGAGGTGGGAAACTGGAAGCTAGGAGGTGAAAGAGTAGAAGCTAGGAGGTGAAAGAGTAGAAGctagggggtgaggagggattTGAAGCtagggggtgaggagagagtggaaggaGCTCTGTAGATCTGAGCTCTGCTGCAGTGCTCTGCAGCCGATGCTATAAAGGGAGTTTGGAGACGGTAGAGAGATGGAAACAGAAACTCCCGCGCTGCCTCCCAGGGTTCTGCATCACACCACTCGGCAGCAGTACGCAGCTGGATCAGACGTCATTGACTCTGAATCCCAGGATGCGCTGGCATGCAGAGCCAAAGTGCTTGTGCTGCCCGTTAGGCCTGCAATGCCCGTAGGTAAATTAACCGCTTTGATTGTTGTGGTCTAAAAGTGTCTAAAATACAGTGCTATGCAAGTCCCTGCTTGAATCTATTTATTTGATAATTAAATGAATTGATATTTGCCGTGTGTGTGCCGTAAGTGTTTGTGGTTTAGTCAGAGTTGTCAAGAGCCTGACTTGGGAGGCTTGATGACTGGTTAGAGAAACTGTCGGACTACATATACCACGCCCACCGCATAACAACCAGCCCGGGCAGGCTGTAGGCACGTGGCACCCTAGTGAAGAGAGAATGTGAATCAGTGAACATTGTTAGCATGGGTGACAGCAGTGGGAACCAAACACCCAGCCCTGGCAGTGTAAATGACTTGCTCTACCAGTCGAGCTACACAGGGAATCGAACATCCAACCCTGTCattgttaatgccttgctctgcTCTCTGCTTCCCTCTCGTGgtgacgtgtttgtgtgtctgtgtgagaacctatttcattgtgttgtttttatttggcaGGACTTCTACGATGAGCAGGCTGTCTTTCCAGAGAGCTTCTGGCCCCAGAGCGAACCAGCCCAGCCTATGACCTTCAACCCCAGAGGGAGGGTCAACAAGCCTCTGACCCCACCCCCAACCTCTCAGTCCATCAACAACCAGGTTAGTtctctgtcggtctgtccgtcagtctgtcttgctctcgctctgtctctctctgtctgtcttgctctctctctttctgtatgtcttgctctctctctttctttgtctgtcttgctatctttgtctctctctctgtctttgtgtctgtctatctgcctgtctttcttgccgtctctctcagtccctctctctcgtgtgGGTTGTTTATAATGTCATTAGTGTCTTTCTGACGTATGTACGAGTGTCATTACTGTCTGGTGATGGTGGCACTATAGgctgttgtcatggaaaccGATATGCTCGGCGTAAAGAACACTATTAAGCTCCACATGAGGTTTCTTGtctgtctcccactctctctctctctctctctctctctcactctcgctctctctctctctctctctctctctcgctcagctTCTGTTCCAGTACCCCCTGAGCCAATCCCAGCCGGCGCCCTACTTCGTGGGCGGGCCCATGGGCGGGATGGACAGCATGGCGGGCTCAGAGCCCAGTCAgcaggctccgcccccggcACCGCACACCCCtgcctcagccccgcccacctcctcctgctcgg contains these protein-coding regions:
- the zbtb45 gene encoding zinc finger and BTB domain-containing protein 45, whose translation is MVSGTETVHYIHLHNSSQSVLEALRTQRREGLFCDVTVRIHDASLRAHACVLAAGSPFFQDKLLLGHSEISVPPLVPAETVKQLVDFMYSGSLVVLQSQALCILTAASILQIKTVIDECTQIISQRKAAAAAAGAAAAAAAAAAAAAAAAGDAMLGGIHPKQEERGGGGKGRDGGGSCAGGGSGYPTFSNFMAECAASNMGGGGGGIAVSESGGGMEANAVGLLGLGDMGPGGMLGGGGGGDPLGGGGGGGGGGGGGAALMKQSPGCAQDVRYKLRDLLAQTANGASSTGSLSASCSSGVGSVDSVGRAGAELGDDLVNMERYSEEEELLEDRGERGRDGERDVRGAGHSRKQRQPLRLQVMGGEGVVVKDESVQDADGSVYALQGRRQDGEDEGNQDSMTSFGQDFYDEQAVFPESFWPQSEPAQPMTFNPRGRVNKPLTPPPTSQSINNQLLFQYPLSQSQPAPYFVGGPMGGMDSMAGSEPSQQAPPPAPHTPASAPPTSSCSAGPSPSSQGSETSFDCTHCGKSLRSRKNYSKHMFIHSGQKPHQCSICWRSFSLRDYLLKHMVVHTGVRAFQCSVCGKRFTQKSSLNVHMRTHRAERTFQCGVCHRAFTHRTLLERHALQHAHHNPQGPAGHGPGAQGPSPTKHSPPGLGGPSGMTGAGGGGGGGMVGGMAPMAGHTLEHLERARERE